One Diadema setosum chromosome 8, eeDiaSeto1, whole genome shotgun sequence genomic window carries:
- the LOC140231379 gene encoding WD repeat domain phosphoinositide-interacting protein 2-like — protein sequence MNLANQSSDSSSNLLFVNFNQDYTSLAVGTKNSYRLFSLTSVDKLEQIYEHESEDICIVERLFSSSLVAVVSLTAPRKLKVCHFKKGTEICNYSYSNTILAVKLNRKRLIVALEESLYVHNIRDMKVLHTIRDTPPNPNGLCALSINNDNCYLAYPGSSQIGEVQIFDTVNLQAVTMISAHNSPLAALAFDTLGTKLATASEKGTVIRVFSIPEGKKLFEFRRGVKRCVSINSLAFSADAIFLCASSNTETVHIFKLEQPKEKPAEEPSTWMSYLGKALMTPANYLPSQVTEVLTQDRAFAIVKLPFSGLKNVCALANISKPRVLVAAADGFLYIYNLDPTDGGDCTLLKQHRLDGLSEGSSGLAGTGASASASAVGGESASAAGGQQKGDEGAVGGRGDQAVLGFKTFAAATVGTRNVDLLSSSPQRSPAKDPISPSGADHGHSNEELIVAADSVDDQFGAPTGLNQLRLDDENEFPPMTQCTE from the exons ATGAACCTCGCAAATCAGTCATCGGATTCAAGTTCGAATCTGCTTTTCGTCAATTTTAACCAAGACTATAC TTCCCTGGCAGTTGGGACAAAGAACAGCTACCGGCTGTTTTCTCTTACATCTGTAGACAAGCTAGAGCAGATTTATGAACATG AATCAGAAGATATCTGCATCGTGGAGAGGCTCTTCTCCAGCAGCCTGGTGGCGGTGGTCTCTCTCACGGCACCGCGTAAACTGAAGGTGTGCCACTTCAAGAAGGGCACGGAGATCTGCAACTACAGCTATTCAAACACCATTCTCGCTGTCAAGCTGAATCGCAAG AGATTAATAGTTGCACTGGAGGAGAGCTTGTATGTTCACAATATTCGAGACATGAAGGTACTACACACCATACGGGACACGCCCCCCAACCCGAACGGACTCTGCGCACTCTCCATCAACAATGACAACTGCTACTTGGCCTATCCGGGCAGCAGCCAGATTGGGGAGGTGCAGATTTTTGACACAGTCAACCTCCAGGCGGTCACCATGATCTCTGCCCACAACAGTCCCCTAGCCGCGCTGGCATTCGATACACTTGGCACCAAGCTAGCCACTGCTTCTGAGAAG GGTACGGTCATCAGGGTGTTCTCTATTCCGGAGGGCAAGAAGCTCTTTGAGTTCAGGAGAGGAGTGAAGAG GTGTGTCAGCATCAATTCCTTGGCTTTCAGTGCTGACGCAATATTCTTGTGTGCTTCCAGCAACACAGAGACGGTTCACATCTTCAAGTTAGAGCAACCAAAAGAAAA GCCAGCAGAAGAGCCCTCAACGTGGATGAGCTACCTAGGAAAGGCCTTGATGACCCCGGCAAACTATCTCCCATCGCAGGTCACCGAGGTCTTGACCCAAGACAGGGCCTTTGCCATTGTCAAGCTCCCCTTCTCTGGGCTCAAGAATGTCTGTGCCCTAGCAAA TATCTCCAAGCCACGTGTGTTGGTAGCAGCAGCAGATGGCTTCCTTTACATCTACAACCTGGACCCCACGGACGGAGGAGATTGCACACTACTGAAGCAGCACAG GTTAGACGGACTGAGCGAGGGCAGCAGTGGTCTGGCCGGGACTGGAGCATCTGCGTCTGCGTCAGCAGTGGGCGGGGAGAGCGCATCGGCTGCGGGAGGCCAGCAGAAGGGTGATGAGGGCGCTGTAGGGGGCAGGGGAGACCAGGCAGTACTCGGCTTCAAGACGTTTGCGGCGGCGACGGTGGGGACGCGCAATGTGGACCTCCTCTCGTCATCGCCACAGAGGAGCCCCGCTAAAG ACCCAATCTCACCCAGTGGAGCAGACCACGGGCACAGCAACGAAGAGCTCATTGTGGCAGCAGACAGCGTTGATGACCAGTTTGGCGCCCCCACGGGGCTCAACCAGCTGAGACTCGACGACGAGAATGAGTTTCCTCCCATGACACAGTGCACAGAATGA